Proteins found in one Halococcus hamelinensis 100A6 genomic segment:
- a CDS encoding DUF4177 domain-containing protein — MTTDEPAAWEYHTLRPPREATKKEASDPVAELNELGAEGWELVTTVEYTGGGTKYLVLKRPRDAATDTQ; from the coding sequence ATGACTACCGACGAACCGGCTGCGTGGGAGTATCACACCCTCCGGCCGCCACGCGAGGCGACCAAGAAGGAGGCGAGCGACCCGGTCGCCGAACTCAACGAACTCGGCGCGGAGGGCTGGGAGCTGGTTACGACGGTCGAGTACACCGGCGGCGGCACCAAGTACCTCGTGCTCAAGCGTCCGCGCGACGCGGCCACTGATACCCAATGA
- a CDS encoding ATP-NAD kinase family protein, with translation MRRVGFVVNPVAGMGGRVGLKGTDGKVEEARERGAEPRAPDRAREALDSLASHADEVELLAAGGGMGARVARAAGFDPEVVTDPPEETAADDTRTATETFAERDVDLVLFVGGDGTAVDVAETLTESDPSIPVLGVPAGVKIYSSVFAVSPRAAGRIAATFERTESREVNDIDEDEYRAGEVHTELKALVEVPVAEEVQSSKQLAGGTVETLAAGVVASVETGTTYVLGPGSTLGAIKQELGFEGTSLGVDVWRAGESGESGELLVLDGSADEIEAALGERNVVVVSPIGGQGFVFGRGNQQIAPAVLRRSEVEVVASRRKLDGIGVLRVDTGDPDLDDDLRGWRKVRTGRFERRMMKVV, from the coding sequence ATGCGACGCGTGGGCTTCGTGGTCAACCCGGTCGCCGGGATGGGCGGCCGAGTCGGCCTGAAGGGAACCGATGGCAAAGTCGAGGAAGCCCGCGAGCGCGGAGCCGAACCACGCGCCCCCGACCGCGCCCGCGAGGCGCTCGATTCCCTGGCGAGCCACGCCGACGAGGTCGAGCTTCTCGCCGCGGGCGGCGGGATGGGCGCGAGGGTGGCGCGAGCGGCGGGTTTCGACCCCGAGGTCGTGACCGACCCGCCCGAGGAAACCGCCGCCGACGACACCCGCACAGCAACCGAGACGTTCGCCGAGCGCGACGTGGACCTCGTGCTGTTCGTCGGGGGCGACGGCACCGCGGTCGACGTGGCCGAAACCCTCACCGAATCCGACCCCTCGATCCCGGTCCTCGGGGTGCCCGCCGGGGTCAAGATCTACTCGTCCGTCTTCGCGGTCTCGCCGCGCGCGGCGGGCCGGATCGCGGCGACCTTCGAGCGAACGGAGTCCCGCGAAGTCAACGACATCGACGAGGACGAGTACCGCGCGGGCGAGGTCCACACCGAGCTCAAGGCGCTCGTCGAGGTCCCGGTCGCCGAGGAGGTCCAATCCAGCAAACAGCTCGCGGGCGGCACGGTCGAAACCCTCGCGGCGGGCGTGGTGGCGAGCGTCGAAACGGGTACGACCTACGTCCTCGGACCGGGCAGCACCCTCGGCGCGATAAAGCAGGAACTCGGGTTCGAGGGCACCTCGCTCGGCGTCGACGTCTGGCGGGCGGGCGAATCGGGCGAGAGCGGCGAACTGCTCGTGCTCGACGGCAGTGCCGACGAGATCGAAGCAGCCCTCGGCGAGCGCAACGTCGTGGTGGTCTCGCCGATCGGCGGCCAGGGCTTCGTCTTCGGCCGCGGCAACCAGCAGATCGCGCCCGCCGTGCTCCGGCGCTCCGAGGTCGAAGTCGTGGCCTCGCGCCGCAAGCTCGACGGCATCGGCGTGCTCAGAGTCGATACCGGCGACCCCGACCTCGACGACGACCTTCGGGGCTGGCGGAAGGTTCGAACTGGACGGTTCGAACGCCGGATGATGAAGGTCGTATAG
- a CDS encoding ABC transporter ATP-binding protein — MAAVSERGPADTNPTGVELDDVTVRFGDVAALRDVSLAVEDGEFFTLVGPSGCGKTTTLRAIAGFETPATGAVRIGGREMGGVPPEDRNVGVVFQNYALFPHLSVRENVGYGLRFHDPPGEVTTRERVDDLLSLVDMADMAERDPDALSGGQQQRVALARALAPGPDVLLLDEPLSALDARLRERLRVTLKAIQRDLEITTIYVTHDQAEALAVSDRVAVVNDGRIEQVDTPERVYREPASRFVAEFVGDNNRFEAEITGTDPPRASVDGLDVTLPNASDVSAGRPVTLCVRPEAIRVTDGDVGSSGAAATTMTATVESREFLGDAYRLHCRWNDRSVLVKTGGRRPPEGTVRLAFDTDDVQVLTDE; from the coding sequence GTGGCAGCCGTGAGCGAGCGCGGGCCCGCCGACACGAACCCGACAGGCGTCGAACTCGACGACGTGACCGTTCGGTTCGGGGACGTCGCCGCGCTCCGCGATGTCTCGCTCGCGGTCGAAGACGGGGAGTTCTTCACCCTCGTCGGGCCGTCGGGCTGTGGCAAGACCACGACCCTGCGGGCGATAGCGGGCTTCGAGACGCCCGCGACGGGGGCGGTTCGGATCGGCGGCCGGGAGATGGGTGGGGTCCCGCCGGAGGACCGGAACGTCGGCGTCGTGTTCCAGAACTACGCGCTCTTTCCCCACCTCTCGGTTCGCGAAAACGTCGGCTACGGCCTGCGATTCCACGACCCACCGGGTGAGGTCACGACCCGCGAGCGCGTCGACGACCTCCTCTCGCTGGTGGACATGGCCGACATGGCCGAGCGCGACCCCGACGCGCTCTCGGGCGGCCAGCAACAGCGCGTCGCGCTCGCCCGCGCGCTCGCGCCGGGACCCGACGTACTGCTGCTCGACGAACCCCTCTCGGCGCTCGACGCGCGCCTCCGCGAGCGGCTCCGAGTCACGCTCAAGGCGATCCAGCGCGACCTCGAGATTACGACGATATACGTCACTCACGACCAGGCCGAGGCGCTCGCGGTCAGCGATCGAGTCGCGGTGGTCAACGACGGCCGGATCGAACAGGTCGACACCCCCGAACGGGTCTACCGCGAACCCGCCTCGCGCTTCGTCGCCGAGTTCGTCGGCGACAACAACCGCTTCGAGGCGGAGATCACGGGTACGGATCCACCCCGAGCGTCGGTCGACGGGCTCGACGTCACGCTCCCGAACGCGTCGGACGTTTCGGCGGGAAGGCCGGTGACGCTCTGCGTTCGTCCCGAGGCTATCCGAGTGACCGATGGGGACGTGGGATCGTCGGGGGCGGCCGCCACGACGATGACCGCGACGGTCGAGAGCCGGGAGTTCCTCGGCGACGCCTATCGGCTCCACTGTCGCTGGAACGACCGATCGGTACTCGTCAAGACCGGCGGGCGACGGCCGCCGGAGGGAACCGTTCGTCTGGCGTTCGACACGGACGACGTTCAGGTACTGACCGACGAGTAG
- a CDS encoding ABC transporter permease has protein sequence MARRAERLALPVGVVATFAILLVVFYYPVGSVLVAAVVRGGRLTLGPLADVLGDPFYTGMLAGTVRDPFGVPAGLGGWVRAGFPSVEFGLFGFTAWQAALSTVASVLVGLPGAYLLARYEFVGRRTLRSLTIVPFVLPSIMVAVGFLAMFGRNGLLNDLLSIVGLGPVGGVLFTLKAVVLAHAFYNAPLVTRLVTTAWESVDARRVESARSLGASRLRAFRDVVLPELVPAVLTAALLTFVFTFLSFPIVLALGGLQLATVEVWLYARVQDLALGEAATLGTIETVLSLSLTYLYLRYEARQVRSRGTTTLSRHRLSIGWRTLRDPVRVGLFAYGIVVVILFVGPLASMVVESLTGSGGLTTANYAFLARQQAATAVGTIRPLPAVRNSLLFGLGTLLLAVPMGVVVSVLAARGGRGSRIAETLMSAPLAVSGVVVGLGMLQTLVFGTTVAGHRLVASGPVAIVLAHAVAAYPFVSRNVTPALSGIDSRLLDSARSLGASRLRVLVDVELPLVAAAVLAGAAFAFAISIGEFDSTVLLSQGVNTYTMPVALERYIGNRSVGPSLGPATAMGTVLLLVTAASFLVIDRLGGRWQP, from the coding sequence ATGGCGCGGCGGGCGGAGCGCCTCGCGCTCCCGGTCGGGGTCGTCGCGACGTTCGCGATACTCCTCGTCGTGTTCTACTACCCGGTGGGCAGCGTCCTCGTCGCGGCCGTCGTGCGGGGCGGTCGGCTCACCCTCGGCCCGCTCGCGGACGTCCTCGGCGACCCCTTCTACACGGGGATGTTGGCCGGCACGGTGCGCGACCCGTTCGGGGTGCCCGCGGGTCTCGGTGGCTGGGTTCGGGCCGGTTTTCCATCGGTGGAGTTCGGACTGTTCGGCTTCACGGCCTGGCAGGCCGCGCTCTCGACGGTGGCGAGCGTGCTCGTCGGGCTACCGGGCGCGTACCTCCTCGCGCGGTACGAGTTCGTCGGCCGGCGAACCCTCCGCTCGCTCACGATCGTGCCGTTCGTGCTCCCCTCGATCATGGTCGCGGTCGGGTTCCTCGCGATGTTCGGGCGGAACGGCCTGCTCAACGATCTCCTCTCGATCGTGGGCCTCGGCCCGGTCGGCGGCGTGCTGTTCACTCTCAAGGCGGTCGTGCTCGCCCACGCCTTCTACAACGCGCCGCTCGTGACGCGGCTCGTGACCACGGCCTGGGAGTCGGTCGACGCCCGCCGAGTCGAGAGCGCGCGGTCGCTCGGCGCGTCCCGACTCAGAGCGTTTCGCGACGTGGTGCTGCCCGAACTCGTTCCCGCGGTCCTCACCGCGGCGCTGCTGACGTTCGTCTTCACCTTCCTCTCCTTTCCGATCGTGCTCGCGCTCGGCGGGCTCCAGCTCGCCACCGTCGAGGTCTGGCTCTACGCCCGAGTCCAGGACCTCGCGCTGGGCGAGGCCGCCACCCTCGGCACCATCGAGACGGTGCTCTCGCTCTCGTTGACCTACCTCTACCTCAGATACGAGGCACGACAGGTCCGCTCGCGTGGGACCACGACGCTTTCGCGCCACCGACTCTCGATTGGGTGGCGCACCCTCCGCGACCCGGTTCGAGTCGGGCTGTTCGCCTACGGGATCGTCGTGGTGATCCTGTTCGTCGGCCCGCTCGCGAGCATGGTGGTCGAGAGCCTCACCGGTTCGGGGGGACTCACGACGGCGAACTACGCCTTCCTCGCGCGCCAGCAGGCCGCGACCGCCGTCGGGACGATACGACCGCTGCCCGCGGTCCGGAACTCCCTTCTCTTCGGCCTCGGCACCCTCCTCCTCGCGGTGCCGATGGGGGTGGTGGTCTCGGTGCTCGCGGCGCGGGGCGGTCGCGGGTCCAGGATCGCCGAGACCCTGATGAGCGCGCCGCTCGCGGTCAGCGGCGTCGTGGTCGGTCTCGGGATGCTCCAGACGCTGGTGTTCGGGACGACGGTTGCCGGCCACCGCCTCGTCGCGAGCGGGCCGGTCGCCATCGTGCTCGCCCACGCCGTCGCGGCCTACCCGTTCGTGAGCCGGAACGTCACGCCCGCCCTCTCCGGAATCGATTCCCGGCTGCTCGATTCGGCGCGCTCGCTCGGCGCGAGCCGACTTCGAGTCCTGGTCGACGTCGAACTCCCGCTGGTGGCGGCGGCCGTCCTCGCGGGGGCCGCCTTCGCGTTCGCGATCTCGATCGGGGAGTTCGACTCGACGGTCCTCCTCTCCCAGGGCGTGAACACCTACACGATGCCCGTGGCGCTCGAACGCTACATCGGCAACCGGTCCGTGGGCCCGAGCCTCGGTCCCGCGACCGCGATGGGCACGGTACTACTGCTCGTGACCGCGGCGAGCTTCCTCGTGATCGACCGACTCGGCGGGCGGTGGCAGCCGTGA
- the mce gene encoding methylmalonyl-CoA epimerase translates to MNFDHAGIATDDASGLADRFATLFDIPVVHEETFDGMTVVFLDCGNGYFELLEPEDGGTIARYLDSDGPGIHHLALATDDIRAALDRVVDHGVEPIDTDPRPGAWGHEVAFLHPKSTGGVLVELVQH, encoded by the coding sequence GTGAACTTCGACCACGCCGGCATCGCGACCGACGACGCCAGCGGCCTCGCCGACCGCTTTGCGACCCTCTTCGACATCCCAGTCGTCCACGAGGAGACCTTCGACGGCATGACCGTCGTCTTCCTCGACTGCGGGAACGGCTATTTCGAACTCCTCGAACCCGAGGACGGTGGCACCATCGCGCGTTATCTCGACTCCGATGGTCCGGGCATCCACCACCTCGCGCTCGCCACCGACGACATCCGGGCGGCGCTCGACCGGGTCGTCGACCACGGCGTCGAACCGATCGACACCGACCCGCGACCCGGCGCGTGGGGCCACGAGGTGGCGTTTCTCCACCCGAAGTCGACGGGTGGGGTGCTGGTGGAACTGGTCCAGCATTAA
- a CDS encoding acyl-CoA mutase large subunit family protein, whose product MFDPDDLAAIRSAKDEWEDDTLDPVLDRFGERKEAFTTDTDGHTVDRLYTPDDLADHEYDEAFGFPGEEPFTRGVYPTMYRGRLWTMRQYAGMGTARETNERYQYLIDEGQTGLSMAFDLPTQMGYDSDNEMAAGEVGKSGVAIDSIHDMETVFEGISLDDVSTSMTINAPASVLLAMYIAVGDRKGVPREELRGTIQNDVLKEYVARNTYIYPPEPSMRIITDIFEFCAEEVPNFNTISISGYHIREAGSSAAQEIAFTLGDGIQYVEAALDAGLAVEEFAPQLSFFFASYNNVFEEVAKFRAARRMWAKIMDERFGTDDPDSKKLKFHTQTAGSTLTAQQIDNNVVRVAYQALAAVLGGTQSLHTNGKDEALALPTEKSVRTALRTQQILAHESGAADTVDPLAGSYYVESLTDELEEEAFEILDTVDEKGGMLRAIEDQWVQRQVQDVAFERQREIDEGERTIVGVNEYQVDEEPEVDIEEVTEEDQERQRERLQTVRDERDDEAAEDALAAVHDAAAGDANLMPYLVDAVKAEATTGEICDAMREVFGEHQGGAAL is encoded by the coding sequence ATGTTCGACCCCGACGACCTCGCCGCGATCCGGTCGGCGAAAGACGAGTGGGAGGACGACACCCTCGACCCCGTTCTCGACCGCTTCGGCGAGCGAAAGGAGGCGTTCACCACCGACACCGACGGCCACACCGTCGACCGGCTCTACACCCCCGACGACCTCGCTGACCACGAATACGACGAGGCGTTCGGCTTCCCCGGCGAGGAGCCGTTCACGCGCGGGGTCTACCCGACGATGTACCGCGGGCGGCTCTGGACCATGCGCCAGTACGCCGGGATGGGGACGGCGAGGGAGACCAACGAGCGCTATCAGTACCTCATCGACGAGGGCCAGACGGGACTGTCGATGGCCTTCGACCTGCCCACGCAGATGGGCTACGACTCGGACAACGAGATGGCGGCGGGCGAGGTCGGGAAGAGCGGGGTGGCGATCGACTCGATCCACGACATGGAGACCGTCTTCGAGGGGATCTCGCTCGACGACGTCTCCACGAGCATGACCATCAACGCGCCCGCCTCGGTACTCTTGGCGATGTACATCGCCGTCGGCGACCGGAAGGGCGTCCCGCGCGAGGAGCTCCGGGGGACCATCCAGAACGACGTGCTGAAGGAGTACGTCGCGCGCAACACCTACATCTACCCGCCGGAGCCCTCGATGCGGATCATCACCGATATCTTCGAGTTCTGCGCCGAGGAGGTCCCGAACTTCAACACCATCTCGATCTCGGGCTACCACATCCGCGAGGCGGGCTCGTCGGCCGCCCAGGAGATCGCCTTCACCCTCGGCGACGGCATTCAGTACGTCGAGGCCGCGCTCGACGCAGGTCTCGCGGTCGAGGAGTTCGCGCCCCAGCTCTCCTTCTTCTTCGCGTCGTACAACAACGTCTTCGAGGAAGTGGCGAAGTTCCGGGCCGCCCGCCGGATGTGGGCCAAGATCATGGACGAACGGTTCGGGACCGACGACCCCGACTCGAAGAAGCTCAAGTTCCACACGCAAACTGCCGGCTCGACCCTCACCGCCCAGCAGATCGACAACAACGTGGTCAGAGTCGCCTACCAAGCGCTCGCGGCGGTGCTCGGCGGGACCCAGAGCCTCCACACCAACGGCAAGGACGAGGCGCTCGCGCTCCCGACCGAGAAATCCGTTCGCACGGCCCTCCGGACCCAGCAGATCCTCGCCCACGAGTCGGGTGCGGCCGACACCGTCGACCCGCTCGCGGGGAGCTACTACGTCGAGAGCCTGACCGACGAGTTGGAAGAGGAGGCCTTCGAGATCCTCGATACGGTCGACGAGAAGGGCGGGATGCTTCGGGCGATCGAGGACCAGTGGGTCCAGCGCCAGGTTCAAGACGTCGCCTTCGAGCGCCAGCGCGAGATCGACGAGGGCGAGCGAACCATCGTCGGCGTCAACGAGTACCAGGTCGACGAGGAGCCCGAGGTGGACATCGAGGAGGTCACCGAGGAGGACCAGGAGCGCCAGCGCGAACGCCTCCAAACGGTCCGCGACGAGCGCGACGACGAGGCCGCCGAGGACGCCCTCGCGGCGGTCCACGACGCCGCCGCAGGCGATGCGAACCTCATGCCGTACCTCGTCGACGCGGTGAAGGCCGAGGCCACCACCGGCGAGATCTGCGACGCGATGCGCGAGGTCTTCGGCGAACACCAGGGCGGGGCGGCGCTGTGA
- a CDS encoding HIT family protein — MSSNDPDCPFCGIVAGEIPGRIVAETDRTTAFLDANPLAPGHTLVVPNDHHERLDDLGEDLASEVFATLHRLTPAVEAAVDADATTVAFNNGPAAGQEVPHVHGHVIPRFSDDGGAPIHVVAGDRPDLSDDELDAIADRIGEH, encoded by the coding sequence ATGAGTTCGAACGACCCCGACTGCCCGTTCTGTGGCATCGTCGCCGGCGAGATCCCCGGTCGTATCGTCGCCGAGACCGACCGGACGACCGCGTTCCTCGACGCCAACCCGCTCGCACCCGGCCACACCCTCGTGGTGCCGAACGACCACCACGAGCGCCTCGACGACCTCGGCGAGGACCTCGCGAGCGAGGTCTTCGCCACCCTCCACCGGCTGACGCCCGCCGTCGAAGCCGCGGTCGACGCCGACGCCACCACCGTCGCGTTCAACAACGGTCCCGCCGCCGGCCAGGAGGTCCCGCACGTCCACGGCCACGTCATCCCCCGGTTCTCGGACGACGGCGGCGCGCCGATCCACGTCGTCGCCGGCGACCGACCCGACCTCTCGGACGACGAGCTCGACGCCATCGCCGACCGTATCGGTGAGCACTGA
- a CDS encoding 4Fe-4S dicluster domain-containing protein produces MAIDPEFERNREAVDENDGVTVWGPVDEPEQLGIHGTHVAVDFDICLGDGACLEDCPVDVFEWVETPGHPESERKAEPANEVQCIDCMLCVDVCPVDAIDVDAGRSG; encoded by the coding sequence ATGGCCATCGACCCCGAATTCGAGCGGAACCGCGAGGCGGTTGACGAGAACGACGGCGTCACCGTCTGGGGACCGGTCGACGAACCCGAGCAGCTGGGCATCCACGGCACGCACGTCGCGGTGGATTTCGACATCTGTCTCGGCGACGGCGCGTGTCTGGAGGACTGCCCCGTCGACGTCTTCGAGTGGGTCGAGACCCCCGGCCACCCCGAGAGCGAGCGCAAGGCCGAGCCCGCAAACGAGGTCCAGTGTATCGACTGTATGCTCTGTGTCGACGTCTGTCCCGTCGACGCGATCGACGTCGACGCGGGTCGGTCGGGATAA
- a CDS encoding competence/damage-inducible protein A → MRVALLSVGDELLAGDTVNTNAAWLGEHLTARGVAVVRSVVVPDDIDTIAETIRDLHERADAVLITGGLGPTHDDLTMDAVAAAFDRDLETNDEAVDWLEEHGGYHSDDLAEGTAALPTGARVLHNEAGVAPGCVVESTYVFPGVPDEMHAMFEGVAEEFSGTIQSVEFVHVDEPESALLDRFEELRDRFDVTLGSYPGDHVRVKIQSPNEETAKSAADWLADRVDLVEE, encoded by the coding sequence ATGCGCGTCGCGCTCCTCTCCGTCGGCGACGAACTCCTCGCGGGCGACACCGTCAACACCAACGCGGCGTGGCTCGGCGAGCACCTCACCGCACGCGGCGTCGCGGTCGTCCGCTCGGTCGTAGTCCCCGACGACATCGACACCATCGCCGAGACCATCCGCGACCTCCACGAGCGCGCCGACGCCGTCCTCATCACCGGCGGTCTCGGCCCGACCCACGACGACCTCACGATGGACGCGGTGGCGGCGGCCTTCGACCGCGACCTCGAAACCAACGACGAGGCGGTCGACTGGCTCGAAGAACACGGTGGCTACCACAGCGACGACCTCGCAGAAGGCACCGCGGCACTCCCGACCGGCGCGCGCGTCCTCCACAACGAGGCTGGCGTCGCGCCGGGCTGCGTCGTCGAGTCGACCTACGTCTTCCCGGGGGTCCCCGACGAGATGCACGCGATGTTCGAGGGCGTCGCCGAGGAGTTTTCGGGAACGATCCAATCCGTGGAGTTCGTCCACGTCGACGAGCCCGAGAGCGCGCTGCTCGACCGCTTCGAGGAGCTTCGCGACCGCTTCGACGTCACCCTCGGGAGCTATCCCGGCGATCACGTCCGGGTCAAGATCCAGAGCCCGAACGAGGAGACGGCGAAGTCGGCGGCCGACTGGCTGGCCGACCGCGTCGACCTCGTCGAGGAGTGA
- a CDS encoding thiamine ABC transporter substrate-binding protein produces MKRRAFIRRAGGGAVGAALLAGCTSGDGSTNGSDSNGSATGGAGREGNTTGNTTATVGSAKTGGTLTVATYASFTGEDTAGAWLKSAFEKRHSNATVEFQVPENGVNQFVQRAQQGAPIDADLYVGLNTSELVRVRRQLDSPLFRSSGTVDGTDAIKQTLDVDPRGRAIPYDTGYITLVYDGTKVDEPRSFDALTKPRYANELITENAQQSDPGRAFLLWTVLAKGEDGYLDYWRDLLDNGVRVLADWEPAYQAFTDGEAPMVVSYSTDQVYYHDSKAQLRRHQVGFLDGQGYANPEAMAAFADAENPDLAREFMSFVLTDRAQSEIAVRNVQFPAVKGVSPGREFEKYAKEPPNPVTMSYDDLAGSVGGWVEDWSRLVASS; encoded by the coding sequence ATGAAGCGACGAGCGTTCATCCGGCGAGCCGGGGGCGGCGCGGTCGGGGCGGCGTTGCTCGCGGGCTGTACGAGCGGCGACGGGTCGACGAACGGCTCCGACTCGAACGGGAGCGCGACCGGCGGAGCGGGACGAGAGGGAAACACCACTGGCAACACGACCGCTACGGTGGGGTCGGCGAAGACGGGCGGAACCCTCACGGTCGCCACCTACGCCTCGTTCACCGGCGAGGACACCGCGGGCGCGTGGCTGAAATCCGCCTTCGAGAAGCGCCACTCGAACGCGACCGTGGAGTTCCAGGTGCCCGAAAACGGGGTCAACCAGTTCGTCCAGCGCGCCCAGCAGGGGGCCCCCATCGACGCGGACCTCTACGTGGGGCTGAACACCAGCGAACTCGTCCGGGTGCGCCGACAGCTCGATAGCCCCCTGTTCCGGTCGAGCGGGACCGTCGACGGGACGGACGCGATCAAGCAAACCCTGGACGTCGATCCGCGGGGACGGGCGATCCCCTACGATACGGGCTACATCACGCTGGTCTACGACGGGACGAAGGTCGACGAGCCGAGGAGCTTCGACGCGCTGACGAAACCCCGGTACGCGAACGAGCTCATCACCGAGAACGCCCAGCAGTCGGACCCCGGACGCGCCTTCCTGCTCTGGACGGTCCTCGCGAAGGGCGAGGACGGCTATCTCGACTACTGGCGGGACCTCCTCGACAACGGGGTCCGGGTGCTCGCCGACTGGGAGCCCGCCTACCAGGCCTTCACCGACGGCGAGGCCCCGATGGTGGTCTCCTACTCGACGGACCAGGTCTACTACCACGACTCGAAGGCCCAGCTCCGACGGCACCAGGTCGGCTTCCTCGACGGCCAGGGTTACGCCAACCCCGAGGCGATGGCGGCCTTCGCCGACGCGGAGAACCCCGACCTCGCCCGTGAGTTCATGTCGTTCGTGCTCACCGACCGGGCCCAATCGGAGATCGCGGTCAGAAACGTCCAGTTCCCCGCCGTGAAGGGCGTCTCGCCGGGTCGGGAGTTCGAGAAGTACGCCAAGGAACCCCCGAACCCCGTCACGATGTCCTACGACGACCTCGCGGGGTCGGTCGGCGGCTGGGTCGAGGACTGGTCGCGGCTCGTGGCGAGCAGCTGA
- a CDS encoding GNAT family N-acetyltransferase — protein sequence MYVRNARNHEEVWLLDHIEAMGLDDAAFRSRDYVVAIDEESDEKAGFGRIRVHRADDPACELTGIGVLDGWRGQGVGAHVVERLLDRASDEGFETVYTFTDQPDYLDQFGFERVDPADLPAVLGSRFEAKRETMPDAVALRLAVESFSLPERLRERFKHAAPAHEEGEVEESPEDFGIETENTTYKYDTG from the coding sequence ATGTACGTCCGGAACGCGAGAAACCACGAGGAAGTCTGGCTTCTGGACCACATCGAGGCGATGGGGCTCGACGACGCGGCGTTCCGGTCGCGCGATTACGTCGTCGCGATCGACGAGGAGTCCGACGAGAAGGCGGGCTTCGGCCGCATCCGGGTCCATCGCGCCGACGACCCCGCCTGCGAACTCACCGGTATCGGCGTCCTCGACGGATGGCGCGGCCAGGGTGTCGGAGCCCACGTCGTCGAGCGGTTGCTCGACCGCGCGAGCGACGAGGGCTTCGAGACGGTCTACACCTTCACCGACCAGCCCGACTACCTCGACCAGTTCGGGTTCGAACGCGTCGACCCCGCGGACCTCCCGGCCGTGCTCGGGAGCCGCTTCGAGGCCAAACGCGAGACCATGCCGGACGCGGTGGCGCTCCGCCTGGCCGTCGAGTCGTTCTCGCTGCCCGAGCGCCTCCGCGAACGGTTCAAGCACGCCGCCCCCGCACACGAGGAGGGCGAGGTCGAGGAGTCACCGGAGGACTTCGGGATCGAGACCGAGAACACGACCTACAAGTACGACACCGGGTGA
- a CDS encoding AI-2E family transporter: protein MSETRTGPPTSRARLGWWLFVFVLAVFVAFVVSSFAGMVVLAVFGYYATRPICRWLGNYIDSDGIAAGLTVLLIVVPIIALVLYTGLSIVQQLSGVVSLGDGTSGALDLSMLPPAQEQTVQTLLQNPQQAISQPRQLAQTAFTLGSQVLGGVAGGLVLVGLALTLAHFLLTNDDQLAEGFRTLVGGRDTTAYAYAAAVDEDLESVFFGNLLFVGVMAVLAGVVYVATNLIAPAGLTVPLVFVLAVLTGITSLIPIVVGKVVYLPVVAYLAVQAFESGESGAYVFVAGALVVYFLVLDILPQTFIQPVLTGRQLDAVVIMFAYLLGPILFGWYGFFFLPIAFVAVLEAIRIVLPELVRGEPLTPTVSLGGGIGTDPQADREDVADGATPNVDGTTDGTDDQDAT from the coding sequence ATGTCCGAGACCAGAACCGGTCCACCCACGAGCCGCGCGCGGCTCGGGTGGTGGCTGTTCGTGTTCGTGCTCGCGGTCTTCGTCGCGTTCGTCGTGTCCTCGTTCGCCGGCATGGTCGTGCTCGCGGTCTTCGGCTACTACGCCACCCGCCCGATCTGCCGGTGGCTCGGGAACTACATCGACTCCGACGGTATCGCGGCGGGGCTCACCGTGTTGTTGATCGTGGTGCCGATCATCGCCCTCGTGCTCTATACGGGCCTCAGCATCGTCCAGCAGCTCTCGGGCGTCGTGAGCCTCGGCGACGGAACGAGCGGCGCGCTCGACCTCAGCATGCTGCCGCCGGCACAGGAACAGACGGTACAGACCCTGCTTCAGAACCCACAGCAAGCCATCAGCCAGCCCCGTCAGCTCGCACAGACCGCGTTCACCCTCGGGAGCCAGGTGCTCGGCGGGGTCGCCGGCGGGCTCGTGCTCGTCGGGCTGGCGCTGACGCTCGCGCACTTCCTCTTGACCAACGACGACCAGCTCGCCGAGGGGTTCCGGACGCTCGTGGGCGGGCGCGACACCACCGCCTACGCCTACGCCGCGGCGGTCGACGAGGACCTCGAATCGGTCTTCTTCGGCAACCTGCTGTTCGTGGGCGTAATGGCGGTGCTCGCCGGCGTGGTCTACGTCGCCACCAACCTGATCGCGCCCGCGGGACTCACGGTCCCGCTGGTGTTCGTGCTCGCGGTGCTGACCGGGATCACCAGCCTGATACCGATCGTGGTCGGGAAGGTGGTCTACCTCCCGGTCGTGGCGTATCTGGCCGTACAGGCGTTCGAGAGCGGGGAGAGCGGGGCGTACGTCTTCGTCGCCGGCGCACTCGTCGTCTACTTCCTCGTGCTCGACATCCTCCCCCAGACGTTCATCCAACCCGTGCTCACCGGCCGCCAGCTCGACGCCGTGGTGATCATGTTCGCCTACCTGCTGGGGCCGATCCTGTTCGGCTGGTACGGCTTCTTCTTCCTCCCCATCGCGTTCGTCGCGGTGCTCGAAGCCATCCGGATCGTGCTCCCCGAACTCGTCCGGGGCGAACCCCTCACCCCGACGGTCTCGCTCGGCGGGGGCATCGGGACGGACCCACAGGCCGACCGCGAGGACGTCGCCGACGGCGCGACGCCGAACGTCGACGGGACGACCGACGGAACCGACGACCAAGACGCCACCTGA